A portion of the Echeneis naucrates chromosome 5, fEcheNa1.1, whole genome shotgun sequence genome contains these proteins:
- the emc3 gene encoding ER membrane protein complex subunit 3 — MAEPELLLDSNIRLWVVLPIVFITFLVGVIRHYVSILLQSDKKLTLEQVSDSQVLIRSRILRENGKYIPKQSYLMRKFYFNNQEDGFFKKTKRKVVPPSPMTDPSMLTDIMKGNVTNVLPMILIGGWINWTFSGFVTTKVPFPLTLRFKPMLQQGIELLSLDASWVSSASWYFLNVFGLRSMYSLILGQDNGADQPRIMQEQMSGAAMAMPADTNKAFKAEWEALELTDHQWALETVEEDLMSRELDFDGMFSKELPSGIF; from the exons ATGGCGGAGCCAGAGCTTCTGCTGGACTCCAACATCCGACTGTGGGTGGTGTTGCCCATTGTCTTCATCACCTTTCTGGTTGGGGTGATACGGCATTATGTCTCTATTCTGCTCCAGAGTGACAAGAAGTTGACCTTAGAGCAGGTGTCTGACAG CCAGGTTCTTATTCGGAGCAGAATCCttagagaaaatggaaaatacattCCTAAACAg TCCTACTTGATGAGGAAGTTCTATTTCAATAACCAAGAAGATGGATTTTTCAAGAAGACCAAGAGAAAGGTTGTTCCGCCATCTCCAATGACAG ATCCCAGCATGCTGACGGACATCATGAAAGGAAATGTCACCAATGTGCTTCCCATGATCCTCATTGGAGGCTGGATCAATTGGACCTTTTCAGGATTTGTAACAA CTAAGGTTCCCTTCCCTCTCACTCTGCGCTTCAAACCCATGCTGCAGCAAGGAATTGAGCTGCTGTCATTGGATGCTTCTTG GGTGAGCTCAGCGTCATGGTATTTCCTGAACGTGTTTGGACTACGAAGCATGTACTCATTAATTCTTGGCCAAGATaatg GTGCAGATCAGCCAAGGATTATGCAGGAGCAGATGAGTGGTGCTGCCATGGCCATGCCTGCAGATACAAATAAAGCTTTCAAG GCTGAATGGGAGGCACTAGAGCTGACTGACCATCAGTGGGCGCTGGAGACTGTAGAGGAGGATCTGATGAGCAGAGAGCTGGACTTTGATGGGATGTTTAGCAAAGAGCTACCAAGCGGGATCTTCTGA
- the LOC115043317 gene encoding RNA-binding protein 5-B-like: MGTDKRLSRGERNGRYGSDGRRDDMEWQERRNRDAERDCDRRWGDDRHRERFDERRDSPERGRKRRNSDRSDEEYDGDYPDQDYRMEQEEESKTIMLRGLSLHVTEDDIRTALEQLQGPQPVDIRLMKKRTGISRGFAFVEFYHLQDSTRWMETNQNKLVIQGKNIAVHYSNRRQKFENWLCNACGLYNFRKRLKCFRCGAAKVEGESPGVNGLNADSQQSGDYNGDTIILRNIAPLSSVEGILNILAPYANLSASNIRLIKDKQTGQNRGFAFVQLSSPLEASQLLTILQSLQPPLKLDGKTIGVDYAKSARKDSAQPDGNRASALSVASTAIAAAQWSSSQLQQGSNATTDYIVLPEGFAQQAQGQSFQVWQQQAEGLSPVVGDGLLGAAPGMKTLIPTATGVVISQTAQVYQPVIISQPAIQSHPLVRAVDAIQQAANVCTASLATSPSSTVAPTVCAAPTANTTAAPDTSTYQYDESSGYYYDPQTGLYYDPSSQYYYNSKTQQYLYWDSEKQTYVPAPADTSKEQTSTANTAASSSAPVSTGSKEPKEKKEKPKSKSAQQIAKDMERWAKSLNKQKESFKSSFQGLVSSKEEDKKESAAADAGFSLFEKKQMGAFEMPSLMNEQFKVTELETPAKSGLVAAYNGDSDPEEGSSDRAIDEDGKITDWKKMVCLLCRRQFPTKEALLRHQQLSDLHKQNLEIQRRSRLSETELEELERKETELKYRDRAAERREKYGVPEPPAPKKKFYKPPTPTVNYEQPTKDGLTSDNIGNKMLQAMGWQEGKGLGRHQQGITAPISASLRTKGTGLGIKGSSYELSASDTYKDAVRKAMFARFTEIE, translated from the exons ATGGGAACAgataaaag GCTCAGTCGCGGTGAACGTAATGGAAGATATGGCTCAGACGGGAGGAGAGATGATATGGAGTGGCAAGAAAGACGAAATAGAGATGCAGAGAGGGATTGTGATCGACGATGGGGTGATGACAGGCACAGAGAGCGCTTCGATGAGCGCAGGGACAGTCCAGAG AGAGGCCGAAAAAGGCGCAACAGTGACAGATCTGATGAGGAATATGATGGGGATTATCCAGACCAGGACTACAGaatggagcaggaggaagagagcaaAACTATTATGTTAAGGGGTCTCTCTCTTCATGTCACAGAGGATGAT ATTCGCACAGCACTTGAGCAGCTGCAGGGACCCCAGCCTGTGGACATACGTTTGATGAAGAAAAGGACAG GTATAAGCCGAGGTTTCGCCTTCGTGGAGTTTTATCACTTGCAAGATTCAACCCGATGGATGGAGACCAATCAG AACAAGTTGGTGATCCAGGGGAAAAACATTGCAGTGCACTACAGcaacaggagacagaagtttGAAAATTGGCTTTGCAATGCT TGTGGTTTGTACAATTTTCGGAAGAGACTGAAGTGTTTCAGGTGTGGAGCAGCAAAAGTTG AAGGAGAGTCACCTGGAGTAAATGGTTTAAATGCAGATTCTCAACAGTCTGGAGATTACAATGGAGACA CAATCATTTTGAGGAACATTGCCCCCCTTTCGAGTGTGGAGGGCATTTTAAACATATTGGCCCCCTACGCTAACCTGTCTGCAAGCAACATTCGGCTCATCAAAGACAAGcaaacaggacagaacagaggCTTTGCCTTTGTCCAACTCTCCTCTCCTTTG GAAGCCTCTCAGCTGCTCACCATTCTGCAGAGCCTTCAGCCACCTCTGAAGCTGGATGGAAAAACTATTGGTGTGGATTATGCCAAGAGTGCTAGAAA AGACTCAGCACAGCCTGATGGGAACAGAGCCAGTGCTCTCTCTGTTGCCAGCACAGCCATTGCAGCTGCTCAGTGGTCATCCAGCCAG TTACAACAAGGCTCAAATGCCACCACTGATTACATTGTTCTTCCGGAGGGTTTTGCACAGCAAGCACAG GGTCAGAGTTTTCAAGTGTGGCAACAGCAGGCAGAAGGATTATCCCCTGTCGTTGGAGATGGATTGCTTGGAG CCGCTCCAGGAATGAAGACTTTGATCCCTACAGCAACAGGTGTGGTCATATCCCAGACGGCTCAGGTTTATCAACCCGTCATCATCAGCCAGCCTGCCATACAG TCACATCCACTAGTGAGGGCAGTTGATGCCATACAGCAGGCTGCTAATGTTTGCACTGCATCACTGGCCACATCTCCAAGTTCCACTGTTGCACCTACAGTTTGTGCTGCACCGACTGCCAACACAACAG CTGCCCCTGATACCTCCACATACCAGTATGATGAGTCTTCAGGTTACTATTACGATCCCCAGACTGGTCTCTACTATGATCCCAGCAGCCAA TACTATTATAACTCCAAGACTCAGCAGTATCTTTACTGGGACAGTGAGAAGCAGACATATGTCCCTGCACCAGCAGACACAAGCAAAGAACAAACATCCACAGCTAACACTGCAGCAAGTTCCTCAGCCCCAGTCAGCACAGGCAGTAAAGAGcccaaagagaagaaagagaaacccAAAAGCAAGTCCGCACAGCAG ATCGCAAAGGACATGGAAAGATGGGCAAAAAGCTTAAATAAGCAAAAAGAAAGTTTTAAGAGCAGTTTCCAAGGCTTGGTATCATCTAAGGAGGAAGACAAGAaagagtctgctgctgctgacgcAGGTTTCTCCCTCTTTGAGAAGAAG caaATGGGAGCTTTTGAGATGCCATCCCTAATGAATGAACAGTTCAAGGTGACCGAACTGGAAACCCCAGCTAAg AGTGGTCTCGTTGCTGCTTACAATGGGGACAGTGACCCAGAGGAGGGCAGCTCAGATAGAGCCATCGACGAGGATGGAAAAATAACAGACTGGAAGAAAATGGTTTGTCTGCTTTGTCGACGGCAGTTCCCCACCAAAGAGGCTCTGCTGCGtcaccagcagctctctgacCTCCACAAG CAAAATTTAGAAATTCAGAGAAGATCAAGGCTTTCAGAAactgagctggaggagctggaaaggaaagagacagag CtgaaatacagagacagagctgcagagaggagggagaagtaTGGTGTTCCTGAACCTCCGGCACCTAAGAAGAAATTTTACAAACCTCCGACCCCAACAGT AAACTACGAACAGCCTACCAAAGATGGCTTAACAAGTGATAATATTGGGAACAAAATGTTGCAAGCAATGGGCTGGCAGGAAGGTAAAGGTCTGGGGCGCCACCAACAGGGCATCACTGCTCCCATCTCG GCTTCATTAAGGACCAAAGGTACAGGCTTGGGTATTAAAGGGAGCTCATATGAACTCTCAGCATCTGACACCTACAAGGATGCTGTTCGTAAGGCCATGTTTGCACGCTTCACTGAGATAGagtga